ATAATGGTAGGAATTCCAGCTACAAGAGTTGGTGATGCTACAAAAGGATTTCAACCTTATGCTGTTACTGATAAAGATAAAGATTAATGTCACAAATTAAAAATAACTTTATTGAGTCAGTTGGCAATACGCCTTTAATAAAATTAAAAGCAGCCTCTGAGATCACTGGATGTAATATTTATGGAAAAGCGGAGTACCTAAATCCAGGTGGATCCGTTAAAGATAGAGCTGCTCTTGCACTAATAAAAGATGCACAAGAAAAAAAACTAATTTCTGAAGGTGGAATTGTTGTTGAGGGCACTGCAGGTAATACTGGAATTGGTTTATGTCTTTTAGGAAATTCTTTAGGTTATAAAACAATTATTGTAATGAATGATAACCAAACCCAAGAAAAAAAAGATACTTTAAAAAATATTGGTGCAGATCTTAGACTGGTACCACCCAAGCCTTATAAGGATGATGGTAACTATGTAAAAGTTGCGGGCCGTCTTGCAGAAGAATTAAAAAGTACAAATAACAATGGTGTAGTTTGGGCAAATCAATTTGATAACACTGCTAATGCAAAAGGTCATTACGAAACAACTGGACCAGAGATTTGGGAACAAACTGATGGTAAAGTAGATGGCTTTGTCTGTGCATCAGGAACAGGGGGCACCATCGGTGGTGTAAGTAAATTTCTCAAAGAAAAAAATAAGAATATAAAAATTTATTTATCAGATCCAACAGGTTCTGCACTCTATAATCACATTATGAATGGTGAACTTAAAGCTGAAGGTGGATCAATAACTGAAGGTATCGGTTCAAGCAGAATAACTAAAAACTTTGCTGAAGCTAAAATTGATGGTGCTTTTTCAATCAGTGATCAAGAGTCTTTACCTGTGCTTTATGATTTAATACAAAATGAGGGATTAAGTTTAGGAACTAGTTGTGGAGTAAATATTGCAGGTGCAATTAGATTAGGAAAAGAGCTGGGTCCAGGAAAAACAATTGTAACAATTCTCTGTGATAGATCAGATAAATACAACTCAAAGATGTTTAATAAATCTTTTTTAAAGGAAAAAAACCTTCCCATTCCTAGCTGGTTATAATAACGCATACCAGGCATGTAATAAAACGGTTACATTTTTATACTAATATTATTTAACGTAAGAGAATTATGAAAAAAATTATTTTAGTTTTATCTTTTTTCATCTTTACATCTGCGAATGCAGAAATGAGTGACAAAGATAAATCAAAAGCATGGGATTGTGTTGGTATTTATATGGCTAATTACTTTCTTCCATCAGGTGAAAAATTTGAGTATGGAATGAAAGAAAAATCAATTTCAACTGTGAAAGTTTTAAAAACCTACGCTCTTGAAATAGGTATTCCAGAAAAAGATTGGGATGCTGGAGTAAACAAAGCAGTAGATAAACATTATGGCTCAAAATATGACAAAGCTATAACTGACAAATGTCATACGTTTGTTGAAGCTTTAGTTCCTAATGGAGCTGAAAGAGTAAAAAAAGTAGTTCAAACTTTATATTAAGGAGAGAAAATGAAAAACTATATGGTAACTCACACTTTCAAATCGAAAGAGATGAAAGCAAAATTTAATGAAACAGTAGCTTCAATGAAAATGGAAGATATTGTTAAATCAATGACAAGTGATAAAGCAGCATGCCAAATGACTTGGAACACCCCAGGTGATACAATGCAAATGTTTTGCTGGTGGAAAGCTAACAGTGAAGCGGATATCAATAATCAATTAGGTCAAATGAATGATTTCTTTGAGCCTCATAAATTTACTGAGTGTACTGACCAAGTGATGGACTATAACGCTTAAGAGGAAGATTTATTAAGCAATCTTTATATTAATTTAATAAAGGAAAAAAAATGTTAGAAAAATTTAATGGGATATTTTATTTAATAATTTATTTAGTTCACTTTATTGGAGTTGGTGTTTACGCATTTCAAACTATTTTTGGCACTAAAGGCTTCATGGAAAGATTTGGTATAGATCCAAGTGGAGCAATAATGATTAGAATGGCAGGAGCGTTCATGCTTGCTGTATTTTTAATGTCAATCTATGTAGGTTTTATAAGACCAGGGGGTTTGGAAAATACATGGGGATTCTTAAATTTAGTTTTTATAAATAATCTGTGTATTTTTTTATGTAATTTTTATTCTATTAAAATAGATAAAACAGGTGTGAACGAGAAAACTACAAACGAAGGTGTTATTGCACCGTTTGTATTTACGGTTATGAG
The DNA window shown above is from Candidatus Pelagibacter sp. RS39 and carries:
- a CDS encoding cysteine synthase A, with the protein product MSQIKNNFIESVGNTPLIKLKAASEITGCNIYGKAEYLNPGGSVKDRAALALIKDAQEKKLISEGGIVVEGTAGNTGIGLCLLGNSLGYKTIIVMNDNQTQEKKDTLKNIGADLRLVPPKPYKDDGNYVKVAGRLAEELKSTNNNGVVWANQFDNTANAKGHYETTGPEIWEQTDGKVDGFVCASGTGGTIGGVSKFLKEKNKNIKIYLSDPTGSALYNHIMNGELKAEGGSITEGIGSSRITKNFAEAKIDGAFSISDQESLPVLYDLIQNEGLSLGTSCGVNIAGAIRLGKELGPGKTIVTILCDRSDKYNSKMFNKSFLKEKNLPIPSWL